From a single Pseudomonas sp. A34-9 genomic region:
- a CDS encoding acyl-CoA thioesterase, protein MIELEQEDPIPQGDLALQITALPRETNGFGDIFGGWLVAQMDLAGTAMASRVAGGRVATVAIDRMAFLVPVAVGAQLSFYTQTLEIGRSSIQMMVEVWSDDPLSSEWRKVTEAVFVFVAIDGSGRTRSVRSRAC, encoded by the coding sequence ATGATAGAGCTCGAACAAGAAGATCCAATCCCGCAAGGCGACCTGGCCCTGCAAATCACCGCACTTCCACGCGAAACCAATGGCTTTGGCGATATTTTCGGCGGCTGGCTGGTCGCGCAGATGGATTTGGCCGGCACCGCGATGGCCAGCCGTGTTGCTGGCGGCCGTGTAGCGACCGTCGCCATCGATCGCATGGCGTTCCTCGTGCCGGTGGCTGTCGGTGCGCAATTGTCCTTTTATACCCAGACCCTGGAAATCGGCCGCAGCTCGATCCAGATGATGGTCGAAGTGTGGAGCGACGACCCGCTGTCCAGCGAGTGGCGTAAAGTGACCGAAGCCGTATTTGTCTTTGTCGCCATCGACGGCAGCGGCCGCACTCGTTCGGTTCGGTCGCGAGCCTGTTAA
- a CDS encoding D-hexose-6-phosphate mutarotase — protein sequence MNTPNVEAVKLDELNCWRIRHGQAEVLVAQQGAHILSYQIDGQPPIIWLNDKALFKTGKSIRAGVPVCWPWFGIFERNPQSVKAMRVSDEPAPAHGLVRAMDWELGGIEAEEHGVKVEFKLPYPDGGLPGWPHQVDLTLTLHLSEQLSFSLTSHNRGNDTVSLSQALHTYFAVSDVRHVHVEGVDGLNYIETLDEWKTKSQQGDLHFAGETDRIYLDAPPQLSIVDPTWERRIVLTATGSRTAVIWNPWIDRAAALSDMANDGWQRMLCIETANVMDDVVTLAPGASHTMGVSVASKPL from the coding sequence ATGAACACGCCCAACGTTGAAGCGGTGAAACTGGATGAACTGAACTGCTGGCGCATCCGCCACGGTCAGGCCGAGGTGCTGGTCGCCCAGCAAGGCGCGCACATCCTCAGTTATCAGATTGATGGGCAGCCGCCGATCATCTGGCTCAACGACAAGGCGCTGTTCAAGACCGGCAAGAGCATTCGCGCCGGCGTGCCGGTGTGCTGGCCGTGGTTCGGCATCTTCGAGCGCAATCCGCAGAGTGTGAAAGCGATGCGCGTCAGCGACGAGCCGGCCCCGGCGCACGGCCTGGTGCGGGCGATGGATTGGGAGCTGGGTGGCATCGAAGCCGAAGAACATGGCGTCAAGGTCGAGTTCAAACTGCCTTACCCCGACGGGGGCCTGCCGGGCTGGCCACATCAGGTGGATCTGACCCTGACCCTGCATTTGTCCGAACAACTGAGCTTCAGCCTGACCAGCCATAACCGGGGCAATGACACCGTCAGCCTGAGTCAGGCGCTGCACACGTATTTCGCGGTCAGTGATGTGCGCCATGTGCATGTCGAGGGTGTCGATGGCTTGAATTACATCGAGACGCTGGATGAGTGGAAAACCAAAAGTCAGCAAGGCGATCTGCATTTCGCCGGTGAGACCGACCGCATTTACCTCGATGCTCCGCCACAACTGAGCATCGTCGATCCGACCTGGGAGCGGCGCATCGTGTTGACCGCGACCGGTTCACGCACGGCAGTGATCTGGAACCCGTGGATCGACCGCGCAGCGGCGCTCAGCGACATGGCCAACGATGGCTGGCAGCGCATGCTCTGCATCGAGACGGCGAATGTGATGGATGATGTGGTGACTTTGGCGCCGGGTGCGAGCCATACCATGGGTGTCAGCGTCGCCAGCAAACCGCTTTAA
- a CDS encoding DUF3299 domain-containing protein codes for MRRLLLTLLFLGSGLAHAGELPETDWLELMPKSDQKALEAMPEIDHNSPEATGTFTEKGGMKQAKGLPAVMYSTKTVASMNDKHIRIGGYPVPLESDAKGRSTLFFLVPYPGACIHVPPPPPNQLVLVRYPKGLKLDDIYTPLWVTGTLKVEKVSNDLADAAYALDADKVRVVQESDL; via the coding sequence ATGCGCCGTCTTCTGTTGACTCTCCTTTTCCTGGGCAGCGGTTTGGCCCACGCCGGCGAACTGCCGGAAACCGACTGGCTCGAACTGATGCCCAAGTCGGACCAAAAGGCCCTCGAGGCCATGCCTGAAATCGACCACAACTCCCCGGAAGCCACCGGCACCTTCACCGAGAAGGGCGGGATGAAGCAGGCCAAAGGTCTGCCGGCGGTAATGTATTCGACCAAAACCGTGGCATCGATGAATGACAAGCACATCCGCATCGGCGGTTATCCGGTGCCGCTGGAGTCCGACGCCAAGGGCCGCAGCACGCTGTTCTTCCTCGTGCCGTATCCGGGCGCCTGCATCCACGTGCCGCCACCGCCGCCGAATCAACTGGTGCTGGTGCGTTATCCGAAGGGTTTGAAGCTGGATGACATCTACACGCCGCTGTGGGTGACCGGCACGCTGAAGGTCGAGAAGGTCAGCAATGATCTGGCTGACGCGGCGTATGCGCTGGACGCCGACAAAGTGCGGGTGGTGCAGGAATCGGATCTCTAA
- a CDS encoding GlsB/YeaQ/YmgE family stress response membrane protein: MGIIGTIFIGLIVGLLARFLKPGDDSMGWIMTILLGIGGSLAATYGGQALGIYQAGQGAGFIGALVGAIVLLVIYGLIKKN; this comes from the coding sequence ATGGGAATTATCGGAACCATCTTTATCGGCTTGATCGTCGGCCTGCTGGCGCGGTTCCTGAAACCGGGCGATGACAGCATGGGCTGGATCATGACCATCCTGCTCGGTATCGGCGGTTCGCTGGCAGCCACCTACGGCGGCCAGGCCCTGGGCATCTATCAAGCTGGTCAGGGCGCAGGCTTCATCGGCGCACTGGTCGGCGCGATCGTGTTGCTGGTGATCTACGGCCTGATCAAAAAGAACTGA
- a CDS encoding 5-(carboxyamino)imidazole ribonucleotide synthase, protein MKIGVIGGGQLGRMLALAGTPLGMNFAFLDPAPDACAAALGEHLRADYGDQDHLRQLADEVDLVTFEFESVPAETVAFLSQFVPVYPSAEALRIARDRWFEKSMFKDLGIPTPAFADIQSQADLDAAVASIGLPAVLKTRTLGYDGKGQKVLRKPEDVVGTFAELGSVACLLEGFVPFTGEVSLIAVRARDGETRFYPLVHNTHDSGILKLSVASTDHPLQALAEDYSSRVLKQLDYVGVMAFEFFEVDGGLKANEIAPRVHNSGHWTTEGAECSQFENHLRAVAGLPLGSTAKVGESAMLNFIGVVPPVEKVIAIEDCHLHHYGKAFKAGRKVGHANLRCADMATLQAQIVKVEALIAE, encoded by the coding sequence ATGAAGATCGGTGTAATCGGTGGCGGCCAGTTGGGTCGCATGTTGGCCCTGGCGGGCACCCCGCTGGGCATGAACTTCGCTTTCCTCGACCCTGCGCCGGACGCTTGCGCCGCCGCGCTGGGCGAACACCTGCGGGCCGATTACGGCGATCAGGATCATCTGCGCCAACTGGCCGATGAAGTCGATCTGGTGACCTTCGAGTTCGAAAGCGTCCCGGCCGAAACCGTGGCATTCCTGTCGCAATTCGTCCCGGTCTACCCGAGCGCTGAAGCCTTGCGCATCGCTCGCGATCGCTGGTTCGAAAAGAGCATGTTCAAGGATCTGGGAATCCCGACCCCGGCCTTCGCCGACATTCAATCGCAAGCCGATCTGGACGCTGCTGTCGCGTCGATCGGTCTGCCGGCCGTGCTGAAAACCCGCACCCTGGGTTATGACGGCAAGGGCCAGAAAGTCCTGCGCAAGCCGGAAGATGTGGTCGGCACCTTCGCCGAACTGGGCAGCGTGGCCTGCCTGCTGGAAGGCTTCGTGCCGTTCACCGGTGAAGTGTCGCTGATCGCCGTGCGTGCCCGCGATGGTGAAACCAGGTTCTATCCGCTGGTGCACAACACCCACGACAGCGGCATCCTCAAGCTGTCCGTGGCCAGCACCGATCACCCGTTGCAGGCGCTGGCCGAAGATTACTCGAGCCGTGTGCTCAAGCAACTCGACTACGTTGGCGTGATGGCGTTCGAGTTCTTTGAAGTCGACGGTGGCTTGAAAGCCAACGAAATCGCCCCGCGCGTGCACAACTCCGGGCACTGGACCACCGAAGGCGCCGAGTGCAGCCAGTTCGAAAACCACCTGCGCGCCGTTGCCGGCCTGCCGCTGGGTTCGACGGCCAAGGTCGGCGAGAGCGCGATGCTCAACTTCATCGGCGTGGTTCCGCCGGTAGAGAAAGTCATCGCCATCGAAGACTGCCACTTGCATCACTACGGCAAGGCTTTCAAGGCCGGGCGCAAGGTTGGCCACGCCAATCTGCGTTGCGCCGACATGGCCACGCTGCAGGCGCAGATCGTCAAGGTCGAAGCGCTGATCGCCGAGTAA
- the purE gene encoding 5-(carboxyamino)imidazole ribonucleotide mutase — MSALVGVIMGSKSDWSTLSHTADMLEKLGIPYEVKVVSAHRTPDLLFQYAEEAEGRGIEVIIAGAGGAAHLPGMCAAKTHLPVLGVPVQSAMLSGVDSLLSIVQMPAGIPVATLAIGKAGAINAALLSASILGAKHPQFHAVLKTFRAEQTDSVLDNPDPRIA; from the coding sequence ATGAGTGCACTGGTTGGCGTGATCATGGGCTCCAAGTCCGATTGGTCCACCCTTAGCCACACCGCCGATATGCTGGAAAAGCTCGGCATCCCGTACGAGGTCAAGGTGGTCTCTGCCCACCGTACCCCGGATCTGCTGTTCCAGTACGCCGAAGAGGCTGAAGGCCGTGGCATCGAGGTGATTATCGCCGGTGCCGGTGGCGCAGCTCACTTGCCAGGCATGTGTGCGGCCAAGACCCACCTGCCGGTGCTGGGCGTGCCCGTGCAGTCGGCCATGCTCTCGGGCGTCGACTCGTTGCTGTCGATCGTGCAGATGCCCGCCGGCATTCCGGTCGCCACCCTGGCCATCGGCAAGGCCGGCGCGATCAACGCCGCCCTGCTCTCGGCGAGCATCCTCGGCGCCAAGCATCCGCAGTTCCACGCGGTACTGAAAACCTTCCGTGCCGAGCAGACAGACAGCGTCCTGGACAATCCAGACCCACGTATTGCCTGA
- a CDS encoding LysR substrate-binding domain-containing protein: MNLESKWLEDFSALAATRSFSQAAERRFVTQPAFSRRIRSLEAALGLTLVNRSRTPIELTAAGQLFLVTARTVVEQLGEVLRHLHHLEGGQGEVMQVAAAHSLALGFFPRWIAQLRNEGLNIATRLVATNVGDAVHALREGGCDLMLAFYDPDAAMQMDPEIFPSLHLGQTEMLPVCAADAEGKPLFDLEGDASVPLLAYSAGAFLGRSVNGLLRQRQLRFTTIYETAMADSLKSMALEGLGIAWVPQLSVRAELARGELVVCGGPQWHVPLEIRLYRCALVRKANVRLLWRKLEGGAAQAS, translated from the coding sequence ATGAATCTGGAAAGCAAATGGCTCGAGGACTTCAGTGCTCTGGCCGCCACCCGCAGCTTCTCGCAGGCGGCCGAACGACGCTTCGTTACCCAGCCGGCCTTCAGCCGACGGATCCGCAGTCTGGAGGCTGCGCTGGGGCTGACGCTGGTCAACCGTTCGCGCACGCCGATCGAACTGACGGCGGCGGGGCAGTTGTTTCTGGTGACCGCGCGCACCGTGGTTGAACAGCTGGGTGAAGTGCTGCGTCATCTACATCATCTGGAAGGCGGGCAGGGTGAGGTGATGCAAGTGGCTGCGGCTCACTCGCTGGCACTGGGTTTCTTCCCGCGCTGGATTGCGCAGTTGCGTAATGAAGGGCTGAACATTGCCACGCGGCTGGTCGCGACCAACGTCGGCGATGCGGTGCATGCGTTGCGCGAGGGTGGCTGCGACCTGATGCTGGCGTTCTACGACCCGGACGCGGCGATGCAGATGGACCCGGAAATTTTTCCGTCGCTGCATTTGGGCCAGACCGAGATGTTGCCGGTGTGCGCGGCGGATGCCGAGGGCAAGCCGTTGTTCGATCTCGAAGGGGATGCGAGCGTGCCATTGCTGGCCTACAGCGCCGGGGCGTTTCTCGGACGTTCGGTGAATGGATTGCTGCGTCAGCGGCAGCTGCGGTTCACCACCATTTACGAAACCGCGATGGCTGACAGCCTCAAGAGCATGGCGCTGGAAGGCCTCGGCATTGCCTGGGTGCCGCAATTGAGCGTGCGAGCGGAACTGGCGCGCGGCGAACTGGTGGTCTGCGGCGGCCCGCAATGGCACGTGCCGCTGGAGATTCGTCTGTATCGCTGCGCACTGGTGCGCAAGGCCAACGTGCGCCTGTTGTGGCGCAAGCTTGAGGGCGGTGCTGCACAAGCTTCCTGA